From a region of the Chitinophaga caseinilytica genome:
- a CDS encoding glycoside hydrolase family 2 protein, producing the protein MRWTFTFLTAALLLFQCKTFAQRVASPEEVTVSLDGDWLFCIDSLDAGAPARWFATTLPAQISRTVKVPHTWNVDPGTEEYYGTAWYQREIDIPQETKGKTVRLKFNAVYRDAVIYLNGQQIAKHYGSGYTAFYADASKAARKGKNLLTVSVNNQFSTSALPYGKSFDWANDGGITRSVSLHISNPSGIDYILADARPVPGTKAGQLRVQTVLLDRKSQKPLRTRVSVTDAAQQTVFTQTQNGTPQNGKLTTTVQIPEVQRWHFDHPNLYQVRVEVMDKNTVIATKTVPVGFRSIEARNGKIFLNGEPVRLSAVEWMPGSHPDYGMAEPAAILYGNLEHLKKLNAVFTRFHWQQDETLLDWCDRNGLLVQEEIPLWGGATVLDSIKSVAMMQADEMVLHHFNHPSVIAWGVGNEHSGQYQPTHDYVKHMYGYIKAMDSSRLVNYVSNTIQYNPKLDATVFGDVIMWNEYFETWFGGKMTDAPAMLDSIHKYHPEKPIVVSEYGLCEPAFSGGDPRRIAHMISHTALYETRPFVAGAIYFSLNDYRTFIGEEGTGKRRQRVHGMISLDGELKPSYHMLKNLFSPIIVTSMQSSPDRENISVTVTIPGGMPAYTLKGYTARVSSASDAGEMLRLPIMEPGKQYKFTLKNQDGENRQVVFSRPGGYAVISVPVNR; encoded by the coding sequence ATGAGATGGACATTCACATTTCTCACGGCCGCGTTACTGCTGTTTCAATGCAAGACCTTCGCCCAACGCGTTGCATCACCGGAAGAGGTAACGGTTTCCCTGGACGGGGATTGGTTGTTTTGTATCGACTCGCTGGATGCAGGGGCCCCTGCGCGCTGGTTTGCCACAACACTCCCGGCCCAAATATCAAGAACGGTAAAAGTGCCGCACACCTGGAATGTTGACCCCGGCACCGAAGAATACTACGGCACCGCCTGGTACCAACGGGAAATCGACATCCCGCAGGAAACGAAAGGCAAGACCGTTCGCCTGAAATTCAACGCCGTGTACCGCGACGCCGTTATCTATCTCAACGGCCAGCAAATCGCAAAACACTACGGTTCCGGCTACACTGCTTTTTATGCAGACGCGTCGAAAGCGGCCCGGAAAGGGAAAAACCTGCTGACCGTTTCCGTGAACAATCAATTCTCCACCTCCGCGCTCCCTTACGGCAAATCGTTCGACTGGGCCAACGACGGCGGTATCACGCGAAGCGTATCCCTCCATATTTCCAACCCATCGGGCATCGATTATATTTTGGCCGATGCAAGACCCGTTCCCGGAACGAAAGCCGGCCAACTGCGGGTCCAGACCGTCCTGCTCGACAGAAAATCCCAAAAACCACTGCGCACCCGCGTATCCGTGACCGATGCGGCACAACAGACCGTATTTACGCAAACGCAAAACGGAACGCCGCAAAACGGCAAACTGACAACAACGGTACAAATCCCCGAAGTCCAGCGCTGGCATTTCGATCACCCGAACCTCTACCAGGTACGCGTAGAGGTGATGGACAAAAACACTGTTATCGCCACCAAAACCGTCCCCGTCGGCTTCCGCAGCATCGAGGCCCGCAATGGAAAAATCTTTTTGAACGGCGAACCGGTAAGATTGTCTGCCGTGGAATGGATGCCTGGCTCCCATCCGGACTACGGCATGGCCGAACCCGCGGCTATCCTCTACGGCAACCTGGAACACCTCAAAAAACTGAACGCCGTTTTCACCCGGTTCCATTGGCAGCAGGATGAGACGTTGCTGGACTGGTGCGACCGAAACGGCCTGCTCGTCCAGGAAGAAATACCGCTTTGGGGTGGCGCTACCGTGCTCGATTCCATCAAATCCGTTGCCATGATGCAGGCCGATGAAATGGTGCTCCACCATTTCAACCACCCTTCCGTCATCGCCTGGGGCGTGGGCAACGAGCATTCCGGCCAATACCAGCCTACGCACGACTATGTAAAACACATGTACGGATACATCAAGGCGATGGACAGCAGCCGCCTCGTCAATTACGTCAGCAATACCATCCAGTACAATCCCAAACTGGACGCCACCGTTTTTGGGGACGTCATTATGTGGAACGAATATTTCGAGACCTGGTTCGGCGGCAAAATGACGGATGCCCCGGCGATGCTGGACAGCATCCACAAATACCACCCGGAAAAACCCATCGTTGTTTCGGAATACGGGCTTTGCGAGCCGGCGTTCAGCGGCGGCGATCCCCGCCGGATCGCGCACATGATCAGTCATACTGCCCTTTACGAAACACGGCCTTTCGTAGCCGGCGCCATTTACTTTTCCCTGAACGATTACCGGACGTTCATCGGTGAAGAAGGAACGGGCAAGCGCCGCCAAAGGGTGCACGGCATGATCTCGCTCGATGGTGAGCTGAAACCCTCCTATCACATGCTGAAAAACCTCTTCAGCCCGATCATCGTGACCAGCATGCAATCTTCCCCCGACCGGGAAAATATATCCGTCACCGTTACCATTCCGGGCGGCATGCCGGCGTACACGTTAAAAGGATATACGGCGCGGGTTTCCAGCGCATCGGACGCGGGCGAAATGCTGCGGCTGCCCATCATGGAACCGGGAAAACAATACAAATTCACACTAAAAAACCAGGATGGGGAAAACAGGCAGGTAGTGTTCAGTCGCCCCGGCGGGTACGCTGTGATATCGGTCCCGGTCAACAGGTAA
- a CDS encoding SusD/RagB family nutrient-binding outer membrane lipoprotein, whose translation MKIVPYILISCLALVGAGSCTKDFDSINTDPTRGAEIAPGQQLTAAAYYLSGGRETGYPIMYYFLPRSQYVSGAWGMRFGGKYIRNDFYGERMWEIFYGRSLKQLIDMIERSKNDPDLVNYIAAGRILKAYIFSLLTDAYGDVPYSQAGIAYYGKIYTPKYDLQQEIYKDLFKELTEATAQFDAGKQALLNDIVFNGNVDRWKKLANSLRLRLGMRLSKIDANMAAREVKAAVDAGVMASADDNFKIIHENFGFPDLRGNGLSQAFHEESSFLYTIGTNTFVQYLKYHSDPRLSRFFINRDPAGEDITALTGYMSVQSGLYWWDNWGDFTAPGGRVIPHANKFCVINRPFVQLQASFLHMGYAEVQFLLAEAAARGWAGTNPQQFYHNGIRAAMKQLEMYPGMDPVPQPQVDAFVTAHPLTGLPADTVLKHINMQKWVALFPNGYESFANQRRTGYPVLEEIEDVGTESETNKVPFLRLFYPGTEAFNNTANYQEALQRMGGKNDWLKPVWWDKR comes from the coding sequence ATGAAAATCGTTCCATATATACTGATCAGTTGCCTGGCCCTCGTGGGCGCCGGCAGTTGCACGAAAGATTTCGATTCCATCAATACAGACCCGACGCGCGGCGCGGAGATCGCCCCGGGGCAGCAGTTGACCGCCGCGGCCTATTACCTGAGCGGCGGCAGGGAAACGGGCTATCCCATCATGTATTATTTCCTGCCGCGGTCGCAGTACGTGAGCGGCGCGTGGGGCATGCGCTTCGGCGGGAAATACATCCGCAACGATTTTTACGGCGAGCGGATGTGGGAGATCTTCTACGGGAGAAGCCTCAAACAGCTCATCGATATGATCGAACGCTCAAAGAACGATCCTGACCTGGTGAACTATATCGCCGCCGGCCGCATCCTGAAAGCGTACATCTTTTCGCTGTTGACGGACGCCTACGGCGATGTGCCCTATTCCCAGGCCGGCATCGCTTATTACGGCAAGATCTATACGCCGAAGTACGACCTTCAGCAGGAAATCTACAAAGACCTGTTCAAGGAACTGACCGAGGCAACGGCCCAGTTCGACGCCGGTAAACAGGCGCTCCTGAACGATATCGTCTTCAACGGCAACGTAGACCGCTGGAAGAAACTGGCCAATTCGCTCCGGTTGCGGCTCGGCATGCGCCTGTCCAAAATCGACGCCAACATGGCCGCGCGGGAAGTGAAAGCGGCGGTGGATGCGGGCGTGATGGCGAGCGCCGACGATAATTTCAAGATCATCCACGAAAACTTCGGTTTCCCCGACCTCCGCGGCAACGGCCTCTCACAGGCTTTCCATGAAGAATCCTCCTTCCTGTATACGATCGGTACCAACACCTTCGTGCAATACCTGAAGTATCACAGCGATCCCCGGCTGTCGCGCTTCTTCATCAACCGCGACCCTGCCGGAGAAGATATCACCGCTTTAACGGGTTATATGTCCGTGCAGTCCGGCCTTTACTGGTGGGATAACTGGGGAGATTTTACCGCGCCCGGTGGCCGCGTCATCCCCCATGCCAACAAATTCTGTGTCATCAACCGGCCTTTCGTCCAATTACAAGCCTCCTTCCTGCACATGGGGTATGCCGAAGTACAGTTCCTGCTGGCGGAAGCGGCCGCCCGTGGCTGGGCTGGCACCAACCCGCAACAGTTCTACCATAACGGCATCCGCGCCGCCATGAAGCAGCTGGAAATGTACCCCGGAATGGACCCCGTTCCGCAACCGCAGGTAGACGCTTTCGTGACAGCGCATCCGCTCACGGGGCTGCCGGCAGACACGGTGCTCAAGCACATTAATATGCAGAAATGGGTGGCGCTCTTCCCCAACGGCTACGAATCGTTCGCCAACCAGCGCCGCACGGGGTATCCGGTATTGGAAGAGATCGAAGATGTGGGTACCGAATCGGAAACGAATAAAGTCCCTTTCCTACGGTTGTTCTATCCCGGAACGGAAGCGTTCAACAACACGGCCAACTACCAGGAAGCCCTGCAACGGATGGGTGGAAAAAACGACTGGCTCAAGCCGGTTTGGTGGGATAAGAGATGA